One segment of Niabella beijingensis DNA contains the following:
- a CDS encoding HIT family protein — protein sequence MTIFSKIIAGEIPSYKIAEDDQFIAFLDIMPLRKGHTLVVPKIEIDKLFDVPDAYLSGLLVFAKPIARAIEKSFDCNRCGVSVVGIEVPHAHVHLIPLNDANDVNFLQPKLKLSPEEMKAVQEVIVKNL from the coding sequence ATGACCATCTTTTCAAAAATAATCGCCGGAGAGATCCCTTCCTATAAAATTGCCGAAGACGATCAGTTCATTGCCTTTTTAGATATTATGCCGCTTCGCAAAGGCCATACACTGGTAGTTCCCAAGATCGAGATAGACAAATTATTTGATGTGCCGGATGCCTATCTTTCCGGTTTGCTGGTGTTTGCAAAGCCCATTGCCAGGGCCATTGAAAAAAGTTTCGACTGCAACCGCTGCGGCGTAAGCGTGGTGGGTATTGAAGTGCCGCATGCGCATGTACATCTTATTCCGCTTAATGATGCCAACGACGTGAATTTTCTGCAGCCCAAGCTCAAATTATCTCCCGAAGAAATGAAGGCGGTACAGGAGGTCATCGTAAAAAACCTGTAA
- the rsmA gene encoding 16S rRNA (adenine(1518)-N(6)/adenine(1519)-N(6))-dimethyltransferase RsmA yields the protein MYTLKKSLGQHFLKDDNICKKIVAAVAAEAPGQLLEVGPGGGAITRYLIQLPEVSFKAVELDAEKVQYLLTAYPVLKDKIIHESILDTTTPFEGPFHIVGNFPYNISTQILFKILDWKEQVPVITGMFQKEVAQRIAAAPGSKIYGVTSVLMQAFYEVAYLFDVSEQAFNPPPKVKSGVIRLRKRQTEEPMKSDRSFTILVKTAFNQRRKTLRNAVKPLFDDAVLKDDIFNKRAEQLSVRDFAELSFKMK from the coding sequence ATGTACACGCTAAAGAAATCCCTGGGGCAGCATTTTTTAAAAGATGATAACATCTGCAAAAAGATCGTGGCCGCAGTGGCCGCGGAAGCACCGGGGCAGCTGCTGGAAGTAGGGCCCGGTGGCGGGGCCATTACCCGCTACCTGATCCAGTTGCCGGAGGTATCCTTTAAGGCAGTGGAACTGGATGCCGAAAAAGTACAATATCTTTTGACTGCCTATCCGGTACTGAAAGATAAGATCATCCATGAAAGCATCCTGGATACAACTACTCCTTTTGAAGGACCGTTTCATATTGTGGGCAATTTTCCCTATAATATTTCCACGCAGATCCTTTTTAAAATACTCGACTGGAAAGAACAGGTTCCCGTTATTACCGGGATGTTTCAAAAAGAAGTGGCACAGCGGATCGCAGCAGCACCGGGTTCCAAGATCTACGGCGTCACCAGTGTATTGATGCAGGCTTTTTATGAAGTAGCTTATCTTTTCGATGTCAGCGAGCAGGCTTTTAATCCGCCACCGAAAGTAAAAAGCGGGGTGATCCGTCTCAGGAAAAGGCAAACGGAAGAACCGATGAAGTCGGACCGCTCCTTTACCATCCTGGTTAAAACGGCATTCAATCAAAGAAGAAAAACCCTGCGCAATGCCGTGAAACCGTTGTTTGATGATGCAGTGCTGAAGGACGATATCTTTAACAAACGCGCGGAGCAACTATCCGTCCGTGATTTTGCGGAGCTCAGTTTTAAAATGAAATAA
- a CDS encoding NAD(P)-dependent oxidoreductase codes for MKEKVIITGNAHPILQETLAEKGFAVSYLPKITYEELMAQAQDITGLVLTTRITVDRALIDAAPSLKWIGRLGSGMELIDVPYAQSRDILCVSSPEGNRNAVAEQSLGMLLMLLNKMNIAVPEVQQLIWKREENRGTELSGKTVGIIGYGNTGGAFTRLLQPFNVTVLAYDKFKNDFAHDFIKEASLEQVCRYSDVISFNVPLTADTRGMLTLELMQTMQQKPVILNASRGKVIHLPTLAEGLKQGLISGACLDVLENEKLDTYTPEEKETLQWLLNQSNVIITPHIAGYSHEAFLKMATVLLKKLGIKEF; via the coding sequence ATGAAAGAAAAAGTGATCATTACAGGAAATGCACATCCCATATTGCAGGAAACCCTTGCAGAGAAAGGATTTGCCGTTTCCTATCTACCCAAAATCACCTATGAGGAGCTGATGGCGCAGGCGCAGGATATCACAGGGCTGGTACTGACCACCCGCATTACGGTAGACAGGGCACTGATCGATGCCGCCCCTTCCCTCAAATGGATCGGCCGGCTGGGCAGTGGTATGGAACTCATCGATGTGCCCTATGCACAAAGCAGGGATATCCTTTGCGTAAGCAGTCCGGAAGGCAACCGTAATGCCGTTGCAGAACAAAGTCTCGGCATGCTGCTGATGCTGCTCAATAAAATGAACATCGCTGTTCCCGAAGTACAGCAGCTGATCTGGAAACGGGAAGAGAACCGGGGTACAGAACTCTCGGGTAAAACGGTAGGCATCATCGGCTATGGCAATACCGGCGGCGCTTTTACCCGGTTACTGCAGCCTTTTAACGTGACCGTGCTTGCTTATGATAAATTCAAAAATGATTTTGCACACGATTTTATAAAAGAAGCTTCCCTCGAACAGGTCTGCCGCTACTCAGATGTGATCAGCTTTAATGTGCCGCTTACTGCAGACACCCGGGGAATGCTTACGCTGGAGCTGATGCAAACCATGCAGCAAAAACCCGTTATCCTTAATGCCAGCCGCGGAAAAGTCATCCATCTCCCCACACTTGCCGAAGGACTAAAACAGGGTCTGATCTCCGGTGCCTGTCTGGATGTACTGGAAAATGAGAAACTCGACACCTATACACCGGAGGAAAAAGAAACACTGCAATGGCTTCTGAATCAGTCCAATGTGATCATCACACCCCATATTGCAGGTTATAGCCATGAGGCATTTTTGAAAATGGCTACGGTTCTGTTAAAAAAGTTAGGCATAAAGGAATTCTGA
- the greA gene encoding transcription elongation factor GreA — MTIQYVTKETLEQMKEELQHMKGVERPAASKAIAEAREKGDLKENAEYDAAKEAQGILEAKIAALEGALANARVVDESTIDTSKVSILTKVKLTNLKTKKQVIYQLVSEQEADLKAGKISITSPIGKGILGKEPGDVADVQAPAGVIQFKIEEISI, encoded by the coding sequence ATGACGATACAATATGTAACAAAGGAAACATTAGAGCAAATGAAGGAAGAGCTGCAGCACATGAAGGGTGTGGAGCGGCCTGCAGCCAGCAAGGCTATTGCCGAAGCACGTGAAAAAGGAGATCTGAAAGAAAATGCGGAGTATGACGCCGCAAAGGAGGCCCAGGGCATTCTTGAAGCCAAGATCGCTGCACTGGAAGGTGCCCTTGCAAATGCCCGTGTGGTAGATGAATCTACTATTGATACCAGTAAGGTGTCGATCCTGACCAAAGTAAAACTGACCAATCTGAAAACAAAAAAACAGGTCATTTACCAGCTGGTAAGTGAACAGGAAGCCGACTTAAAAGCCGGGAAAATATCCATCACCTCTCCCATCGGAAAAGGCATCCTGGGTAAAGAACCGGGTGATGTAGCTGATGTACAGGCCCCTGCAGGTGTGATCCAGTTTAAGATTGAAGAGATTTCGATATAA
- a CDS encoding HAD family hydrolase, translated as MIKNVIFDFGGVLLNLDFKRSFAAFAALGFEDFEDKFSQYTADPIFQQLEKGQIAAPVFYEGLRGLLGRPVPDVQLAEAWNAMLLDYRKPSLDFLASLSGSYNLFLLSNTNRIHYDHFSKTLKEETAYPSLESFFTKAYYSHDVNLRKPDPEIYAFVLKDAGIAAEETLFIDDSFTNLPNAQELGIQTHLLLPEERIEHLEYFN; from the coding sequence ATGATTAAAAACGTAATTTTTGATTTTGGAGGGGTATTGCTGAATCTTGATTTTAAACGGTCATTTGCAGCATTTGCCGCATTGGGATTTGAGGACTTCGAAGATAAGTTCTCCCAGTATACGGCAGACCCGATCTTTCAGCAACTGGAGAAAGGCCAGATCGCTGCGCCGGTATTCTATGAAGGGCTCCGGGGCCTGCTGGGCCGGCCGGTTCCGGATGTGCAGCTGGCGGAGGCCTGGAATGCGATGCTGCTGGATTACCGCAAACCCAGTCTGGATTTTCTGGCATCGCTGTCGGGCAGTTACAATCTGTTCCTGCTCAGCAATACCAACCGCATCCACTACGATCACTTTTCAAAAACGCTGAAAGAGGAAACGGCGTATCCCTCACTGGAGTCCTTTTTTACAAAGGCGTATTATTCGCATGATGTCAACCTGCGGAAACCGGACCCGGAGATCTATGCTTTTGTGCTGAAGGATGCCGGCATCGCAGCGGAAGAGACCCTGTTCATCGATGACAGCTTTACCAACCTGCCGAATGCGCAGGAGCTGGGTATACAAACCCATTTATTGCTACCGGAGGAGCGGATCGAACACCTGGAGTATTTTAATTGA
- a CDS encoding CDGSH iron-sulfur domain-containing protein, producing MATTKITVNNNGSLRIEGDFEIVDRDGQPYDLGGRTIVSLCRCGMSVNKPFCDGSHKGHFEHEATAFALPPKKTV from the coding sequence ATGGCTACAACAAAAATTACAGTGAATAATAACGGTTCGCTGCGCATTGAGGGTGACTTTGAAATTGTGGACAGGGATGGTCAGCCCTATGACCTGGGTGGCCGCACCATTGTATCGCTCTGCCGCTGCGGCATGTCGGTGAACAAACCTTTCTGCGACGGCAGCCACAAAGGTCATTTTGAACACGAGGCTACGGCCTTTGCCCTTCCCCCGAAGAAAACCGTTTAA